The Blastopirellula sediminis sequence TTACGGCTTGTTTGAGAAGTACGACATCCAACTGGTGATGTTGACGGTTGTTTTGGCGGGGCTGATGCAGATCGCCGCGGGATCATTGAAATTGGGGCAGTGGTTCCGGGCGGTCTCGCCAGCCGTCGTCAAAGGCATGTTGGCCGGGATCGGCATGCTGATTTTTTGCAGTCAGTTTCACATCATGATCGACGACCAGCCGCGGAAAGGGCTGGAAGTCGGCGGCGTTCATCTCGAAGCGGGTCTGGCGAACTTGCTGACGATTCCGCAGGCAATCGGCCGCGTCTTCGCGTTCGACGAATCGAAGTCGCATCACCTGGCGGCGGGACTGGGCCTGCTGACCATCGTCGTGATCGTTTGTTGGAAGATGACTCCCAAGAAGTTTCAGTTGGTTCCGGGACCGCTACTAGGCGTGTTAGCGGCGACGTTGATTTCAGAGTTCTTCGACGTGCCGATCCGGCGACTCGGGGAAAGCATTCCGGACAGTTTCCTGAGCAGCTTCGTCTTTCCAGACCTTGCGATCTGGGGGACGGCGCCGTTCGGAGCAATTCTGGCGTCGGCCGCCGGTCTGGCGCTGGTCGCTAGCGCCGAAACGCTGCTGTGCGCAACTGCCGTCGACCAGATGCACGACGGACAGCGGACGAACTACGATCGCGAACTGCTCGCGCAAGGGGTCGGGAACTCGGTCTGCGGACTGATCGGCGGCTTGCCGATCACTGGGGTTATCGTCCGCAGCGCCGCGAATGTCGGAGCAGGGGGGAAGTCGCGCTGGTCGGCGATTATGCACGGAGCGTGGTTGCTCCTCTTTGTGGCGTTTCTCCCATTCTTATTGAAACAGATTCCTGTAGCGTGCCTGGCGGCGGTGTTGGTTTACACCGGCTACAAGCTCGTGAATCCGGCCTCGATTCGCGAGCTGGCCCGCTACGGGAAAAGCGAAGTGGCCATCTACTTTGCGACCATGATCATGATCGTCACGACCGATTTGCTGATCGGCGTGATGACCGGAATCGTACTGGCCGCGTGTAAGTTGCTCTACGTTTTTTCGCACCTGGAGATCAAACGGGTCGAAGATCCGTCTGGCGAGAACTTGACGCTCTATCTGATCGGCACGGCGACGTTCATGCGACTGCCGATGTTGGCGTCGGAACTGGAGAAAGTTCCGGCCAACTCGCAACTGCATATCAACCTTGAGCGGTTGAGCTACATCGATCACGCGTGTCTCGACCTGCTGATGACGTGGGAGAAGCAGCACGAAGCGACCGGCGGAAGCCTGGCGATCGATTGGGACGGCCTGGCGGCTCGTTTTTATGAGCGATATGGCGACAAGCGGCGGACGGAATCCAGCGGCGAGGCGGAAGATAGTCGCACTGCGATCAAAAATACGGTTGGCTCGAAATAATTTTCGCAACTTGGTTTGGGGATATGTAGGCGCACGGCGGCAATGAAGAATTTACTTGTACATCTTTGCAATTCCGGTCGGACGCAGTCCGTGATTCAGTCGGCGGTCGAACTGGCGTCGAACGCCAACGCAAGGCTCCGAGGCGTGACGATCGTCGATACGCGTCGCTTTTTGGAGAAAGCGTCGATGGAGTCATCCGGATATGCCGGGGTCGAAGCGACTCGTTTGACTTTGGCCAAACGCCGGCAGATGGAATCTCGGGACGAATTGCTCCGGCTTTGTCGAAGCCGCGCAGTGCGATGCGACGTGCGGGATGAGCGGGGCGATCCGCTCGACCTGCTGGCCGACGAGGCGAAGTACCACGATTTGACGATCGCATCTTACGCGGGAAAAGAAGGACGTCATGACGCGGGGCTCTCGGCGCAAGACTTGATTGAACTGGCGCAGCGACTCGTGCAGCCGCTGTTGATTCTGCGGCGCCGGCCGGCCCGACTCGATCGCGTGTTGCTGGTCTACGACGGTTCAGGCGCATCAAGTCGCGCCATTCGGTCCTTCGCGGCGCACTCGTCTTTTCTTGGCAGACAGTATCGACTAATTTGCGTCGGCGAAGCGGCCGATTCGCAGAGCGGCGCCTATCGCGAGATGACGGAATATTGCCATTCGCGAATCGCATCGCTGGAGACCGGACGCTTGCCAGGTTCGCCGCTGAAGACGGTCACAAAATACGCCCAGAAATGGGAGGCCGATTTGCTGGTGCTGGGGATTGCTCGCTCGGCCAACTGGTGGGGATCGCCTTACGGCCAACTCGCCAGCGACGTTTTGCAACAAACCGAATTTCCGATTTACGCGTTCGCATAGATTGCGACGGCTCGGCGGTTCGGTTCCTGGAAGAGGCTTTTTTTAAAACGGGTTTGGTGGATGTCTCGATACGAATTTTGGTTAGAAGTTTTCCGGCTGCGTGGCTCGGCCACGCCGTTGATTGCTGGTCGCGTGTTAGGGTTTACGCTGTTTTCGCTGTTGGTCACCTTGGTGATGACTTACCTAGGGAAGACGCACCTATTGGCCAACTCGCACTACGAATATATCGGCGCCGTGTTGGCGATATTGCTCGTGCTGCGGACCAACGCCGGCTACGATCGCTGGTACGAAGCGCGCAAAATTTGGGGAGGAATCGTCAACCAGTCGCGCAATCTTGGCCAAATGGGCGTGATCTACGGTCCCAGGGACCAGGAATGGCGAGAATCGTACGTTCGCTGGGTCGCCGCTTTTTCGGCCATTTGTCGCCATAGCTTGCGGAATCAACGGACCTACGACGAAATCGTCGATTTGGTTCCAATCGTCGGCAAGGTCGAAACCGAGCGTTTGGCCAAATCGAATCATATGCCGATGTATGTCGTTCGTCGCGTGGGAGAGTTGCTCCGTCAGGCGGTCGAAACCGGCGAGATGGACCGCTTCTTCTTCTTGAAAGCGGAAGAGGAACGCGCGAAATTGATCGACCATATCGGCGGTTGCGAACGCATCCTGAAGACGCCGTTGGCGGTCGCCTTTTCGATTAAGATCCGGCGATTTCTCTTTTTGTATCTGTTGTTCCTGCCGATGGCAATGATCGATTACGTCGGCGCATTCACGCCGCTGTTGACGATGCTAGTCACCTATCCGCTTCTGTCGCTTGATCAGATCGGCGTCGAACTGCAAAATCCGTTCTGCCATCGCCGGCTAAATCACTTGCCGCTGGGAGACATCTCGAAGACGATTCGCGAGAATCTGTTGGCGTCGATCGAAGAGTTGCCGGAGATGGTTCCGTTTGACGACGGCGACAACGACGCCGTTACGAACGGGGCGCCGAGAAACCCACGCAGCTTACGCGGGTTCGCCGTCCATGCGACTACCGGCAGCTAATCGAGGATAGCGCAAAAGAAAACGGGGCGCTGGAATTGTTCCAGCGCCCCGTTTTGCGTTCGAATGGATCGGCCGCCTAGTTTGCGCCGAGCAGCTTTTTGATCTCGGCGGTCAGGGCCTTGGAGTTGGCTTCGCCGAAGCCGACCTTCACCATCGCGATCTTTCCTTCCTGGTCGATCAGGACCATGTGCGGAATTCCGCTCACCGCGTAGTACTTCGACATGGTTCCTTCCGGATCGACGGCGAACACATGTTTCAGTTCATACTTTTCGGCGAACTTGTGCAGCATCGCTTGTTCTTCTTCCGCCGACACCATATCGCCGCGGACCGGTTCCGGAGCCATCTTCTCTTCGTTCCAGCCGTAGTTGTAGTAGCCGGTAACGCCGATGATCACCAACCCTTTGTCGCCGAATTCTTCGTTCAGTTCACGCAGGTGAGGGAACGACATGATGCAGGGGCCGCACCAGATGGCGAAGAAGTCAAGCAGCACGACTTTCCCCTTCAGCTCATCGTCGGTCAGCGGAGCGCCGTTGACCCACGCTTGGGCCGACAGCGGCATCGCCGGCTTGCCGATCAACTCGGCGAGCTTCTTTTGGCGTTCCAGGTTCGGAACGAGACGCGAGATCATGTTCTGGGCGCCTTGGATCGCCGCTTTCGCTTCATCGGTTTCCGCCGATTCCGCCAGCGACTTCAGATAGGCGGTCTCCGCATCTAAGGTCTTCTCGGCCTTCTGCCAATCTTCGTTGATCTCCGTCGACAACTCCATCATCACTTTGGTGCTGTACTTACCGATCAGGCTGACGTCTTGTTTGGCGGCGTCCAGCTGCGCACGCAGATCATTGAGCGAAATCTGCTGCAGTTCGACGCGTTGGATCAGCGCGTCGAGCGTGCGGTCCATTTGCCGGAAGTTGGCGACCGCCAGCGGTGCGGTCGGTTCCAGTTCGGAAAGAGCCTTCTTGACCTCTTCCAATTGCTTCAGCGCCCCTTTGGGGTCGTCGACGCTTTGTTTCATCGCGGGGCTGATCGTCGCTTGCAGGTAAGCGTTCAGCGCGGATTGGTCGTTCGGATCAGCCTTGAGCGCATCATACAGGCCGCTGGCCGATTCTTGGTCTTCCGCAGCGGCCGCTTCGGCGGCGTTTAGGAGCGAAACGGTGGGAAGCATGGCCAGTAGGAGGGCGGCCAAGGCAAGATGAGTGATCTTCATACGATGTCCTTTTGCGGTAGGGAATAACGGCGCCGAACTGAACCGTGATCGGCGCGTCGTCAAAGGCGCTCGCCGTATCGTAGCGATCCGCCGGGAAGGAGTCAGTGAACTCGGCAACACCCGACTGTCAGTTGTCATTGTTATCCCCTACGTGCCGGGATAACAACGTGAAGTTCAACGCTTTGCGCAAATTACGGGAAGCGTGCTGGATTTGTACAAATGGGGCGGACGCCCTCTGGCGGGGCTCCGCGGTCACTTTGCATTTACGGTCGCCACTGGGTCACCGCCGGCAGCATTCCCTGGCTGTCGAGTGGGATTTCGAGCGGCTCAAACAAAACTTCCAGGTCGTCCCGCGACTTCGCTTCGGCCAGAAACGCTTCGCTGCAGACGACTTCGTCGATCGAGAGGGTATGGGGAATCCACATGACGCGCGCGTCTTGCGGGGGACGGAGCCCGATCGTTTGCAGTGCGTTTTCGAGGATTTCGCGGTCGGTGTCGTAATAGATCGGAATCATCGCCGCAGTGACGTGTCCCGAGGTGACGCTGTTGATGTTGGTGATGTTGCGGTCCATTTGCTCGACCATCCGGGTCAAGCAGAACTCGCACATCCCTATACCTGACGCGTTACCATGCGTCTCTTCGGTCAGACCACGCAGCGCGATTCGTTTGATTCGGGGTTTTTCGTCGCCGGTGGCGGCATGATCGTTGAATTTGCGACCGACGATGTTGGTATCCATCCCGGCGCCGCTGATGTTCTTGCCAATCTCATCGATGATCAGCAGGTCCGCTTCTTCAAACGGCAATTTCGGCAGTAGGGTATTGGCCAGTCGCAACAGTTCCGGTTCCCGCTTTTCGATCTGATCGGCCGGGACGCCGATGATGTGCCCCGTCTCGTCATAGCCATTTTCGATGATGGCCAGACCGCAGAGGATGTTGCACTGGCTCAGCACTTCCCGCGCGACGCTTTGGACGATCTGCGTGAAGGTGTTGTCCATGATCGCTTTGTG is a genomic window containing:
- a CDS encoding universal stress protein, whose translation is MIQSAVELASNANARLRGVTIVDTRRFLEKASMESSGYAGVEATRLTLAKRRQMESRDELLRLCRSRAVRCDVRDERGDPLDLLADEAKYHDLTIASYAGKEGRHDAGLSAQDLIELAQRLVQPLLILRRRPARLDRVLLVYDGSGASSRAIRSFAAHSSFLGRQYRLICVGEAADSQSGAYREMTEYCHSRIASLETGRLPGSPLKTVTKYAQKWEADLLVLGIARSANWWGSPYGQLASDVLQQTEFPIYAFA
- a CDS encoding SulP family inorganic anion transporter; this encodes MSDQTKSSEFFRWPAIRNDIFPSIVVFLVALPLCLGIAIASGAPPAAGLISGIVGGLVVGFLAGSPLQVSGPAAGLTVIVYGLFEKYDIQLVMLTVVLAGLMQIAAGSLKLGQWFRAVSPAVVKGMLAGIGMLIFCSQFHIMIDDQPRKGLEVGGVHLEAGLANLLTIPQAIGRVFAFDESKSHHLAAGLGLLTIVVIVCWKMTPKKFQLVPGPLLGVLAATLISEFFDVPIRRLGESIPDSFLSSFVFPDLAIWGTAPFGAILASAAGLALVASAETLLCATAVDQMHDGQRTNYDRELLAQGVGNSVCGLIGGLPITGVIVRSAANVGAGGKSRWSAIMHGAWLLLFVAFLPFLLKQIPVACLAAVLVYTGYKLVNPASIRELARYGKSEVAIYFATMIMIVTTDLLIGVMTGIVLAACKLLYVFSHLEIKRVEDPSGENLTLYLIGTATFMRLPMLASELEKVPANSQLHINLERLSYIDHACLDLLMTWEKQHEATGGSLAIDWDGLAARFYERYGDKRRTESSGEAEDSRTAIKNTVGSK
- a CDS encoding redoxin family protein, with translation MKITHLALAALLLAMLPTVSLLNAAEAAAAEDQESASGLYDALKADPNDQSALNAYLQATISPAMKQSVDDPKGALKQLEEVKKALSELEPTAPLAVANFRQMDRTLDALIQRVELQQISLNDLRAQLDAAKQDVSLIGKYSTKVMMELSTEINEDWQKAEKTLDAETAYLKSLAESAETDEAKAAIQGAQNMISRLVPNLERQKKLAELIGKPAMPLSAQAWVNGAPLTDDELKGKVVLLDFFAIWCGPCIMSFPHLRELNEEFGDKGLVIIGVTGYYNYGWNEEKMAPEPVRGDMVSAEEEQAMLHKFAEKYELKHVFAVDPEGTMSKYYAVSGIPHMVLIDQEGKIAMVKVGFGEANSKALTAEIKKLLGAN
- a CDS encoding lactate racemase domain-containing protein, coding for MQLPKLFRLRQTFPRPLVDDIPAEVDSQLASLELSKQVKPGETVAITAGSRGIAHIKEIIKAIVDHLKGIGAKPFIVPAMGSHGGGTAEGQLGVLASYGITPEYCGCEIRASMETIIVCQAKEGFPVHFDKHASEADHVVVCGRVKAHTDFTGEIQSGLMKMMLIGLGKHNGAKVYHKAIMDNTFTQIVQSVAREVLSQCNILCGLAIIENGYDETGHIIGVPADQIEKREPELLRLANTLLPKLPFEEADLLIIDEIGKNISGAGMDTNIVGRKFNDHAATGDEKPRIKRIALRGLTEETHGNASGIGMCEFCLTRMVEQMDRNITNINSVTSGHVTAAMIPIYYDTDREILENALQTIGLRPPQDARVMWIPHTLSIDEVVCSEAFLAEAKSRDDLEVLFEPLEIPLDSQGMLPAVTQWRP
- a CDS encoding bestrophin family protein; its protein translation is MSRYEFWLEVFRLRGSATPLIAGRVLGFTLFSLLVTLVMTYLGKTHLLANSHYEYIGAVLAILLVLRTNAGYDRWYEARKIWGGIVNQSRNLGQMGVIYGPRDQEWRESYVRWVAAFSAICRHSLRNQRTYDEIVDLVPIVGKVETERLAKSNHMPMYVVRRVGELLRQAVETGEMDRFFFLKAEEERAKLIDHIGGCERILKTPLAVAFSIKIRRFLFLYLLFLPMAMIDYVGAFTPLLTMLVTYPLLSLDQIGVELQNPFCHRRLNHLPLGDISKTIRENLLASIEELPEMVPFDDGDNDAVTNGAPRNPRSLRGFAVHATTGS